From Deltaproteobacteria bacterium, one genomic window encodes:
- a CDS encoding tetratricopeptide repeat protein, with product MRVWMLVAVLSQVPVVALADDAASKAAALRQKGQDFIRAGDTQAALKSLREAERLDPKNPDNARALAGCLARLGNFPEAAKYYRKFLEVAPPDDPSVPAIRKALQDYETADQPSPGAQSKNPSSTRPAHAPEEPAESAEDADAAKDALARHDVAAARRIAQKELRNGNNAAAIRLFTEIEAQNPKDPDNERALAGAYARSGDYDNAAVHYRKFLEIAPPNDPTVPAIRQALRDYKSSK from the coding sequence ATGCGCGTGTGGATGCTGGTGGCCGTGCTGTCGCAGGTGCCGGTGGTCGCGCTCGCGGACGACGCCGCGTCGAAGGCTGCGGCGCTCCGTCAGAAGGGCCAGGACTTCATCCGCGCCGGCGATACGCAGGCGGCGCTCAAGTCGCTCAGGGAAGCGGAGCGCCTGGATCCGAAGAACCCCGACAACGCGCGTGCGCTCGCCGGATGCCTCGCGCGCCTGGGCAACTTTCCGGAAGCGGCGAAGTACTACCGGAAGTTCCTCGAGGTCGCGCCTCCGGACGATCCGTCGGTCCCTGCGATCCGGAAGGCGCTGCAGGACTACGAGACCGCCGACCAGCCTTCCCCGGGCGCGCAGAGCAAGAACCCCAGCTCGACGCGGCCGGCGCACGCGCCCGAGGAGCCCGCGGAGAGCGCCGAGGACGCCGACGCCGCCAAGGACGCGCTCGCGCGCCACGATGTCGCGGCCGCGCGCCGCATCGCCCAGAAGGAGCTCCGCAACGGCAACAACGCCGCGGCCATCCGGCTCTTCACGGAGATCGAAGCGCAGAACCCGAAGGACCCCGACAACGAGCGCGCGCTGGCCGGTGCCTACGCGCGCTCGGGCGACTACGACAACGCCGCCGTACACTACCGCAAGTTCCTCGAGATCGCGCCGCCCAACGATCCCACCGTGCCGGCGATTCGGCAGGCGCTGCGGGACTACAAGTCGAGCAAGTAG
- a CDS encoding DUF2378 family protein → MNELGPSRFQVVAEPFEAHPEFTQGALYATGIISGAKNPKVTISLHDKAVERVEYEVSWDE, encoded by the coding sequence GTGAACGAGCTCGGCCCGAGCCGCTTCCAGGTGGTCGCCGAGCCCTTCGAGGCGCACCCCGAGTTCACGCAGGGCGCGCTTTACGCCACCGGCATCATCTCGGGCGCGAAGAACCCCAAGGTAACCATTTCGTTACATGACAAGGCCGTCGAGCGCGTGGAGTACGAGGTCTCCTGGGACGAGTGA
- a CDS encoding HAD-IC family P-type ATPase — MDELLENHWHHLPIAEVRQILEVHADGLRDLEVRHRLERFGPNQVTAVRQRSAMLRLLAQFNNPLIYILLASAVVTALLKGPVDAIAIALVVVVNALLGFVQESRAEAEIESLRRMVTTEATVIREGERKRVPSAELVPGDLVALQSGDRVPADLRLAEVRELHVDESALTGESVPVPKDLGPLAVDAPLAERFDMAYAGSVVTYGQARGLVVATGDGTETGRIAKLVGSASPLETPLTRKIAHFSKVLLVGIVALAATAFIVGVLRRESWAEMLIAAVTLAVAAIPEGLPAVVTITLAIGVRRMARRRAIIRKLPAVETLGSTTVVCSDKTGTLTRNEMTVVRVQAGGETFELEGSGYEPSGEVRRAGQPLRPGEGSALEECLRAGILCNDTQLERIGERWQVQGDPTEAALRVSAAKLGLARPEALARFHRLDEIPFESDRQYMATLHTDGDVRRVDLKGSVERVLARCTHALGASGQALELNAQAVLAQAEALASRGLRVLAFAKKVLEADRAHLTHEDVAADMVFLGLQAMLDPPRPEAIAAVRACRSAGVRVKMITGDHPLTAAAIARELGLEGSGQAITGRELERLHERELIDVADRCSVFARVAPEQKLELVEALQSRGHVVAMTGDGVNDAPALRKADIGVAMGITGTDAAKEAAAMVLTDDDFATIEAAIEEGRGVFDNLTKFIVWTLPTNIGQGMVILAAVVLGLLLPILPVQVLWINMTTAVFLGLALAFEPKEAGIMARPPRARDTPILTAELVTRTLFISALLLVAAFGVFEWEQSVGEDLASARTAAVNVFVLVQGFYLFNCRSLTRSVFSVGLFSNLWAVGGLITMIAAQVAFTYLPILNHLFKSDPVRPLAWLWALLASLLGVLFVGLEKWVRGRIRKRRPRRPLRKSRVQHA, encoded by the coding sequence ATGGACGAGCTCCTCGAGAACCACTGGCATCACCTGCCGATCGCGGAGGTGCGCCAGATCCTCGAGGTCCACGCGGATGGCTTGCGCGATTTGGAAGTGCGCCACCGACTCGAGCGCTTCGGGCCCAACCAGGTCACGGCCGTCCGCCAGCGGAGCGCGATGCTGCGATTGCTCGCGCAATTCAACAATCCGCTCATCTACATCCTGCTCGCCTCGGCGGTGGTGACCGCGCTGCTCAAGGGCCCGGTCGACGCCATCGCCATCGCGCTGGTGGTAGTGGTGAACGCGCTGCTCGGGTTCGTGCAGGAGTCGCGCGCGGAGGCCGAGATCGAGTCGCTGCGCCGGATGGTGACCACGGAGGCGACCGTCATTCGCGAGGGCGAGCGCAAGCGCGTGCCCTCGGCCGAGCTGGTGCCCGGCGATCTCGTGGCGCTGCAGTCGGGCGATCGTGTGCCTGCCGACCTGCGGCTCGCCGAGGTGCGAGAGCTGCACGTCGACGAGTCCGCGCTCACCGGCGAGTCGGTGCCGGTGCCCAAGGACCTCGGACCGCTGGCCGTCGACGCGCCGCTCGCCGAGCGCTTCGACATGGCCTACGCGGGCTCGGTGGTCACCTACGGCCAGGCGCGAGGGCTGGTGGTTGCGACGGGCGATGGCACCGAGACCGGCCGCATCGCGAAGCTCGTGGGCTCCGCCTCGCCCTTGGAGACGCCGCTCACGCGCAAGATCGCACACTTCAGCAAGGTGCTCCTCGTGGGGATCGTCGCGCTGGCGGCGACAGCGTTCATCGTCGGCGTGCTGCGGCGTGAGTCGTGGGCGGAGATGCTCATCGCCGCAGTCACGCTCGCCGTCGCGGCAATTCCCGAGGGCCTGCCCGCCGTGGTGACGATCACCCTCGCCATCGGCGTGCGCCGGATGGCTCGTCGGCGCGCCATCATTCGCAAGTTGCCCGCGGTGGAGACACTTGGAAGCACGACGGTGGTCTGCTCCGACAAGACCGGCACGCTCACGCGAAACGAGATGACCGTGGTGCGCGTGCAGGCTGGCGGCGAGACGTTCGAGCTCGAGGGCTCTGGCTACGAGCCTTCCGGCGAGGTGCGCCGCGCAGGGCAGCCGCTGCGGCCGGGCGAAGGCTCCGCGCTCGAGGAGTGTCTGCGCGCGGGGATACTTTGTAATGACACCCAGCTCGAGCGAATTGGCGAGCGTTGGCAAGTCCAGGGCGACCCCACCGAAGCCGCGCTGCGCGTGTCCGCGGCCAAGCTCGGGCTCGCCAGGCCGGAAGCGCTCGCCCGCTTTCATCGCCTGGATGAGATCCCCTTCGAGTCCGATCGTCAGTACATGGCCACGCTGCACACCGACGGCGACGTGCGCCGCGTGGATCTCAAAGGCTCGGTGGAGCGCGTGCTCGCGCGCTGCACCCACGCGCTCGGCGCGAGTGGTCAAGCGCTCGAGCTGAACGCGCAAGCCGTGCTGGCTCAGGCTGAAGCGCTCGCGTCGCGAGGTCTGCGCGTGCTCGCGTTCGCGAAGAAGGTGCTCGAAGCCGATCGCGCACACCTCACGCACGAGGACGTGGCCGCGGACATGGTCTTCCTCGGCCTGCAGGCCATGCTCGATCCGCCGCGGCCCGAGGCCATCGCCGCGGTGCGCGCCTGCCGGAGCGCAGGCGTGCGCGTGAAGATGATCACCGGCGATCATCCGCTCACCGCTGCAGCCATCGCGCGCGAGCTGGGACTCGAGGGCTCAGGGCAGGCCATCACCGGTCGCGAGCTGGAGCGCCTTCACGAGCGCGAGCTCATCGACGTCGCCGACCGCTGCTCCGTCTTCGCGCGCGTGGCACCGGAGCAGAAGCTCGAGCTGGTGGAAGCCCTGCAATCGCGCGGTCACGTGGTGGCCATGACCGGCGACGGCGTGAACGACGCGCCCGCGCTGCGCAAGGCCGACATCGGCGTGGCCATGGGCATCACCGGCACCGACGCCGCGAAGGAAGCGGCGGCCATGGTGCTCACCGACGACGACTTCGCGACCATCGAAGCCGCCATCGAAGAGGGGCGCGGGGTATTTGATAATTTGACCAAGTTCATCGTCTGGACGTTGCCCACCAACATTGGCCAAGGGATGGTGATCCTCGCGGCCGTGGTGCTGGGGCTGCTGCTGCCCATCCTTCCGGTGCAGGTCTTGTGGATCAACATGACCACCGCGGTGTTCCTCGGCCTGGCGCTGGCCTTCGAGCCCAAGGAAGCGGGGATCATGGCGCGGCCGCCGCGCGCGCGGGACACGCCCATCCTCACCGCCGAGTTGGTGACGCGGACGCTCTTCATCTCCGCGCTGCTGCTGGTGGCGGCGTTCGGCGTCTTCGAGTGGGAGCAGTCGGTGGGCGAAGATCTGGCGTCGGCGCGGACGGCGGCCGTGAACGTCTTCGTACTCGTTCAAGGATTCTATTTATTCAATTGTCGATCGCTCACACGCTCGGTGTTCAGCGTGGGGCTCTTCTCCAACCTCTGGGCGGTCGGCGGCCTGATCACCATGATCGCCGCGCAGGTGGCATTCACGTATTTGCCAATCCTGAATCACCTCTTCAAGAGCGACCCGGTGCGGCCGCTGGCGTGGCTCTGGGCGCTTCTGGCTTCTCTGCTGGGCGTGCTCTTCGTGGGCTTGGAGAAGTGGGTGCGCGGGCGGATCCGCAAGCGCCGTCCACGCCGCCCGCTGCGGAAGTCGCGCGTGCAGCACGCGTGA
- a CDS encoding SDR family oxidoreductase: MRVVITGANRGIGLEFVQQCLARGDEVWAGMRSVVRPSRLAPVERTGVLHVAALDVDNQWSVGKFAEVAGDAPLDLLINNAAVSGQRSNALAEASAEEAISTLGTNAVGPLRVTQALLPVLRAARAKVVHISSNLGSIQQNRDGGSYDYRMSKAALNMLARTMAAELRPEGIVSVLVSPGWVKTEMGGPDAPTSAREAVQAMLRFVDTLTLAESGGFFDASGAPLEF, encoded by the coding sequence ATGCGAGTCGTCATCACAGGCGCCAATCGGGGCATCGGGCTCGAGTTTGTGCAGCAATGCCTCGCGCGCGGCGATGAAGTCTGGGCCGGCATGCGCTCGGTCGTGCGCCCGTCCAGGCTCGCGCCGGTTGAGCGGACCGGCGTGCTGCACGTCGCCGCCCTGGATGTCGACAATCAATGGAGCGTGGGCAAGTTCGCCGAGGTGGCCGGCGACGCGCCGCTCGACCTCCTCATCAACAACGCGGCCGTGAGCGGCCAGCGCTCCAACGCGCTCGCCGAGGCCAGCGCCGAAGAGGCCATCTCCACGCTCGGGACCAACGCCGTCGGCCCGCTGCGCGTGACACAGGCCCTCCTGCCCGTGCTCCGCGCGGCGCGCGCGAAGGTGGTGCACATCAGCTCGAACCTCGGTTCCATTCAACAAAATCGAGATGGCGGTTCTTACGATTATCGAATGTCGAAGGCTGCGCTGAACATGCTCGCCCGCACCATGGCCGCGGAGCTCCGGCCCGAGGGAATCGTGAGCGTGCTCGTCTCGCCCGGCTGGGTGAAGACCGAGATGGGCGGGCCCGATGCGCCCACGTCGGCGCGCGAGGCGGTGCAGGCCATGCTCCGCTTCGTCGACACCCTCACGCTCGCCGAGAGCGGCGGCTTCTTCGACGCGAGCGGGGCGCCGCTCGAGTTCTGA
- a CDS encoding dual specificity protein phosphatase family protein has protein sequence MASDFSRIDEFVIAGALPGARGGGASWRELETLGVSVLFSLVPRAIEGQPGTLHREIHALVDVVEPGTSGADIHYLERVVQRLNALRAAKRVTYVHCVSGVSRTGLVLAAWKMKHAGLGRDAALAWLRERRPTLAPNAAFMALLLEWERALRLG, from the coding sequence ATGGCCTCCGATTTCTCGCGCATTGATGAATTCGTCATTGCCGGTGCGCTGCCTGGTGCGCGCGGCGGCGGCGCGTCGTGGCGCGAGCTCGAGACGCTCGGGGTCTCCGTTCTCTTCAGCCTCGTGCCGCGCGCGATCGAGGGCCAACCCGGAACGCTCCATCGTGAGATCCACGCGCTCGTCGACGTTGTCGAGCCGGGGACGAGCGGGGCCGATATTCACTATCTCGAACGCGTGGTGCAGCGACTGAACGCGCTCCGCGCCGCGAAGCGGGTGACGTACGTCCATTGTGTCTCGGGCGTCTCGCGCACCGGCCTCGTGCTCGCCGCATGGAAGATGAAGCACGCCGGGCTCGGCCGCGATGCTGCGCTCGCCTGGTTGCGAGAGCGGCGCCCCACGCTTGCGCCGAATGCCGCGTTCATGGCCCTCTTGCTGGAGTGGGAACGCGCGCTCCGCTTGGGCTAA
- a CDS encoding cytochrome c: MLRRHPRNFVAPLLAVMLGACSASSNGATSGGGGSDGGVVLYLTDAGYRRAELVAELVNPQDGYAEDRLAHYATGAEGDWERLPEWNPEAERIAASELDAPGGAQVSVLGPGAAALEIPTDIRSEDDPRLVALGDKAFHNYPIQVVPFMNLALGSRAAASYYGLWIDNDAGVGGLVRARLPDGGAGISLTCSTCHEAPVDGVLVDGRPNDKFDFGAVQVAGSDSMPQDLVDAMSAWGPGRVDVTTTTGLEPVRIAELRPMYWLPYLHADATVHHFDRTSLAIRVETLLITDSYDTTRPPREISLALAAYLESLALNLPDESVAAAASPQGAQVFAQACARCHQEPGLTGPPVSLADVGTDPTIGLSLVRGTGTYRVPSLRGVGTRGALLHDGSVPSLAVMFDPARVNAGYPNGLHGVSAIPGHTFGLDLNDSDRTALIAYLSKL, from the coding sequence GTGCTCCGACGGCATCCCAGGAACTTCGTTGCGCCGCTGCTCGCGGTGATGCTCGGCGCGTGCTCGGCGTCGTCGAATGGAGCCACGAGCGGGGGTGGCGGCTCCGACGGTGGCGTCGTGCTCTATCTCACTGACGCGGGCTATCGCCGCGCGGAGCTCGTCGCGGAGCTCGTGAATCCGCAGGATGGATATGCGGAAGATCGCCTCGCGCACTACGCCACCGGCGCAGAGGGAGACTGGGAGCGATTGCCCGAGTGGAACCCAGAGGCTGAGCGCATTGCGGCGTCCGAGCTCGACGCGCCTGGCGGCGCGCAGGTGAGCGTGCTCGGGCCCGGCGCTGCCGCGCTCGAGATACCCACCGACATCCGATCGGAAGACGATCCCCGCCTCGTGGCGCTCGGGGACAAGGCATTTCACAACTATCCCATTCAAGTCGTGCCATTCATGAATTTGGCACTCGGATCGCGAGCGGCGGCTTCATATTATGGATTGTGGATCGACAATGATGCCGGCGTCGGCGGCCTCGTTCGCGCGCGGTTGCCGGACGGCGGCGCAGGGATCTCACTCACCTGCTCGACGTGCCACGAAGCGCCCGTTGACGGCGTCCTGGTGGACGGACGCCCAAATGACAAGTTCGATTTCGGCGCCGTCCAGGTCGCAGGCTCGGACTCGATGCCGCAAGACCTCGTCGACGCCATGAGCGCGTGGGGTCCGGGCCGCGTGGACGTGACCACCACCACCGGGTTGGAGCCGGTCCGCATCGCCGAGCTCCGACCGATGTATTGGCTGCCGTATCTGCACGCCGATGCCACGGTTCATCACTTCGACCGCACGTCGCTTGCGATTCGTGTGGAGACGCTGCTCATCACCGATTCGTACGACACCACTCGGCCACCGCGGGAGATCTCGCTCGCGCTCGCCGCGTACCTCGAGTCGCTCGCGCTGAACCTGCCCGACGAATCCGTCGCCGCCGCGGCGTCGCCGCAGGGCGCGCAGGTCTTCGCGCAGGCGTGCGCGCGGTGTCACCAGGAGCCGGGGCTCACGGGGCCTCCGGTGTCGCTGGCCGACGTCGGGACGGATCCCACGATCGGCTTGTCGCTCGTGCGCGGCACGGGGACGTATCGCGTGCCCTCACTGCGTGGCGTGGGCACCCGCGGCGCGCTGCTCCACGACGGCTCCGTGCCCTCGCTGGCCGTCATGTTCGACCCTGCTCGCGTGAACGCGGGCTATCCGAACGGGTTGCACGGTGTCTCGGCGATCCCCGGGCACACTTTCGGGCTCGACCTGAACGACTCCGACCGCACTGCGCTGATTGCGTACCTGAGCAAATTGTAG
- a CDS encoding VIT1/CCC1 transporter family protein, which translates to MPATPHVERHFQGSARLRDVVIGMSDGLTVPFALAAGLSGAVAAAHVVVTAGLAEIAAGSIAMGLGGFLAARSDAQHYSAERLREETEMREKAPQEFAEVKGILEGYGLSREESEAVTRALQKRPEAMVDFMMRFELGLERPEPGGAWKSALTIAASYVAGGLIPLAPYVLSDRAASGLPASAGVTLVALGVFGWVKGRFTDARPLRSALQTMAIGSIAAGVAYAVARLVSG; encoded by the coding sequence ATGCCCGCAACCCCTCACGTCGAGCGGCACTTTCAAGGCAGCGCACGGCTGCGCGACGTGGTCATCGGCATGAGCGACGGGCTCACCGTGCCCTTCGCGCTCGCGGCCGGGCTCTCGGGCGCGGTGGCGGCGGCGCACGTGGTGGTCACGGCGGGGCTGGCGGAGATCGCGGCGGGCTCGATCGCCATGGGGCTGGGCGGGTTCCTCGCGGCGCGCTCGGATGCGCAGCACTACTCGGCCGAGCGGCTGCGCGAAGAGACGGAGATGCGCGAGAAGGCGCCGCAAGAGTTCGCGGAGGTGAAAGGCATCCTCGAGGGCTACGGGCTCTCGCGCGAGGAGAGCGAGGCGGTCACGCGCGCGCTCCAGAAGCGGCCCGAGGCGATGGTGGACTTCATGATGCGCTTCGAGCTCGGGCTGGAGCGGCCGGAGCCGGGCGGCGCGTGGAAGAGCGCGCTGACCATCGCGGCGTCGTACGTGGCAGGTGGGCTGATTCCGCTCGCGCCCTACGTGCTCTCCGATCGCGCGGCGAGCGGGCTGCCGGCGTCAGCGGGCGTGACGCTGGTGGCGCTCGGGGTGTTCGGCTGGGTGAAGGGGCGCTTCACCGACGCGCGGCCGCTGCGGAGCGCCCTGCAGACGATGGCGATCGGATCGATAGCTGCCGGCGTGGCGTACGCAGTGGCGAGACTGGTGAGCGGCTAG
- a CDS encoding periplasmic heavy metal sensor has translation MFGFVIGALCLVGLIRVVRSLRYGHHGYYGGGRAARRRWHLRWAFSRLGTTPSQEKVILDAADALDAEREKLWEELRQARADLAAAMKGEAFDEAKVRAAFERQQTILAALQEKALEQAKLVFDALQPDQRKTIADVLELGPRALHGGCGSYRGGCGSYRYAQAC, from the coding sequence ATGTTTGGCTTCGTCATCGGAGCGCTGTGTCTCGTCGGTCTCATCAGGGTGGTGCGGAGCCTGCGCTACGGCCACCACGGCTACTACGGAGGCGGTCGTGCGGCGCGGCGGCGCTGGCACCTGCGCTGGGCCTTCTCGCGCCTGGGCACCACGCCCTCGCAGGAGAAGGTGATCCTCGACGCCGCCGACGCCCTCGACGCCGAGCGCGAGAAGCTCTGGGAGGAGCTGCGCCAGGCCCGCGCGGACCTCGCCGCCGCGATGAAGGGTGAGGCGTTCGACGAGGCCAAGGTGCGCGCCGCCTTCGAGCGGCAGCAGACGATCCTCGCGGCCCTTCAAGAAAAGGCGCTGGAGCAGGCCAAGCTCGTCTTCGACGCGCTCCAGCCCGACCAGCGAAAGACCATCGCCGACGTCCTCGAGCTCGGGCCGCGCGCGCTGCACGGCGGCTGTGGCTCCTACCGCGGCGGCTGCGGCTCGTACCGCTACGCGCAGGCTTGTTGA
- a CDS encoding response regulator transcription factor: protein MAHRVLLIDDDARLFDLLREYLSNNEVHLTHAGDGARGLAALEQGAFDAVLLDVMMPGMTGLEVIKRIRAKWTTTPVIMLTAKGDETDRVVGLELGADDYVQKPFSPRELLARLRAVIRRAQPQAVAERLQVGPVQVDVATREASVDGKPVELTGLEFDILLALVRRAGRVIPREALLSEAGRSDVVVGERTVDVHISHLRQKLGDDPREPRLIKTVRGVGYVLAKEG, encoded by the coding sequence ATGGCCCACCGGGTCCTGCTCATCGACGACGACGCGCGGCTCTTCGATCTCCTCCGCGAGTACCTCAGCAACAACGAGGTCCACCTCACGCACGCCGGCGACGGTGCGCGTGGCCTCGCGGCGCTCGAGCAGGGCGCCTTCGACGCCGTCCTCCTCGACGTGATGATGCCGGGCATGACCGGGCTGGAGGTCATCAAGCGCATCCGCGCCAAGTGGACCACCACGCCCGTGATCATGCTGACGGCAAAAGGCGACGAGACGGATCGCGTGGTCGGCCTGGAGCTCGGCGCCGACGACTACGTGCAGAAGCCGTTCTCTCCCCGCGAGTTGCTGGCCCGGTTGCGCGCGGTGATTCGACGCGCGCAGCCGCAAGCCGTCGCCGAGCGGCTGCAGGTCGGGCCGGTGCAGGTCGACGTGGCCACGCGCGAGGCGAGCGTGGACGGAAAGCCGGTGGAGCTCACCGGCCTGGAGTTCGACATCCTCCTCGCGCTGGTGCGCCGCGCGGGCCGGGTGATTCCCCGCGAGGCGCTGCTCTCCGAAGCGGGCCGCTCGGACGTGGTGGTGGGCGAGCGCACCGTGGACGTGCACATCTCCCACCTGCGCCAGAAGCTCGGCGACGATCCCCGCGAGCCGCGGCTCATCAAGACCGTCCGCGGCGTGGGCTACGTGCTGGCCAAGGAGGGCTAG
- a CDS encoding HAMP domain-containing histidine kinase: MHRRRHHGARWVRLRRWHRHMRKKGLWPMVLTWQLHRRIFWWIGGAILLTALAVGLTTHAVSRAAGMGAWQRVATVGQKFLAARFAESWDDPVRRSALLHDLASQMELHAELDGPDGAVLDQVGGACHHAMFELPVVRSDQTLGKIRACDASTAAPWRAALPAMAAVFVLWAVAGKIARRMVRPLYLVLDVAERLGRGDLKARAPMARHRHSDERTLARALNRMADRIERQMANQRELLAQVSHELRTPLGHLRLLLEMAREKQSGKTLDEMEKELLEIDSLVADLLASSRVSFEALNLRDLDAGELAARALERAGVTGDKLKVEGAPRIHADATLVVRALANLIDNAKAHGNGVAALEVKREGEQVRFAVIDAGPGFAPGDVDRAFDPFFHRPRGADGDGGSLGLGLALVQRIARAHGGDAIARNRDGGGAEVSFVVRAAA; encoded by the coding sequence ATGCACCGCCGCCGCCACCATGGCGCGCGCTGGGTGCGGCTCCGCCGCTGGCACCGGCACATGCGCAAGAAGGGCCTCTGGCCCATGGTGCTCACCTGGCAGCTCCACCGGCGCATCTTCTGGTGGATCGGGGGCGCCATCCTGCTCACCGCGCTGGCCGTGGGACTGACCACGCACGCGGTGTCGCGCGCGGCAGGGATGGGCGCGTGGCAGCGCGTGGCCACCGTGGGACAGAAGTTCCTGGCCGCGCGCTTCGCCGAGAGCTGGGACGATCCCGTTCGGCGCAGCGCGCTCCTCCACGATCTCGCCAGCCAGATGGAGCTCCACGCCGAGCTCGACGGCCCCGACGGCGCCGTGCTCGACCAGGTGGGCGGCGCGTGCCACCACGCGATGTTCGAGCTGCCCGTCGTCCGCAGCGACCAGACGCTGGGAAAGATCCGCGCCTGCGACGCGAGCACGGCGGCACCCTGGCGCGCTGCCCTCCCTGCCATGGCCGCGGTGTTCGTGCTCTGGGCGGTGGCCGGAAAGATCGCCCGGCGCATGGTGCGGCCGCTCTACCTCGTGCTCGATGTCGCCGAGCGCCTCGGGAGAGGCGACCTCAAGGCGCGCGCGCCGATGGCCCGGCACCGCCACTCCGACGAGCGCACCCTCGCGCGGGCCTTGAATCGCATGGCCGATCGCATCGAGCGCCAGATGGCCAACCAGCGCGAGCTGCTCGCGCAGGTGAGCCACGAGCTGCGCACGCCGCTGGGACACTTGCGCTTGCTGCTGGAGATGGCGCGAGAGAAGCAGTCCGGCAAGACGCTCGACGAGATGGAGAAGGAGCTCCTGGAGATCGATAGCCTCGTCGCGGATCTCCTGGCCAGCTCGCGGGTGAGCTTCGAGGCCCTGAACCTGCGCGATCTCGACGCCGGCGAGCTCGCGGCGCGGGCCCTGGAGCGCGCGGGCGTAACCGGCGACAAGCTCAAGGTCGAGGGCGCGCCCAGGATCCACGCGGACGCGACGCTGGTGGTGCGCGCGCTCGCGAACCTCATCGACAACGCCAAGGCGCACGGAAATGGCGTGGCGGCGCTGGAGGTGAAGCGCGAGGGCGAGCAGGTGCGCTTCGCGGTGATCGACGCGGGGCCGGGCTTCGCTCCGGGCGACGTGGACCGCGCGTTCGATCCGTTCTTCCACCGGCCGCGCGGCGCGGATGGCGACGGCGGCTCGCTGGGACTCGGACTGGCGCTGGTTCAGCGCATCGCGCGCGCCCACGGCGGCGACGCGATCGCGCGCAACCGCGACGGTGGCGGCGCCGAGGTGAGCTTCGTGGTGCGCGCCGCGGCGTAG
- a CDS encoding YjbQ family protein, whose protein sequence is MKSHREELWFETPNRMDFINITPQVEAALKKSGVKEGLCLVNAMHITASVFINDDERGLHSDYARFLEKLAPHEPTSAYQHNRTGEDNGDAHIKRQLMGREVVVAITNGALDFGPWEQIFYGEFDGRRRKRVLIKIIGE, encoded by the coding sequence TTGAAATCCCACCGCGAGGAGCTCTGGTTCGAGACCCCGAACCGGATGGACTTCATCAACATCACGCCCCAGGTCGAAGCGGCCTTGAAGAAGAGCGGCGTGAAAGAGGGCTTGTGCCTGGTGAACGCCATGCACATCACCGCGAGCGTCTTCATCAACGACGATGAACGCGGCCTCCACTCGGACTACGCCCGATTCCTCGAGAAGCTCGCTCCCCACGAGCCCACCAGCGCGTACCAACACAACCGCACCGGCGAGGACAACGGCGACGCCCACATCAAACGGCAGCTCATGGGCCGCGAAGTGGTCGTCGCGATCACGAACGGCGCCCTCGACTTCGGCCCGTGGGAGCAGATCTTCTACGGCGAGTTCGACGGCCGCCGCCGCAAGCGCGTGCTGATCAAGATCATCGGCGAATAG